In a single window of the Streptomyces sp. CGMCC 4.7035 genome:
- a CDS encoding SDR family oxidoreductase, giving the protein MARPVTVVTGGSRGIGAATCVRLAVDGHDVVLGYVRDGEAAERTASAVRAAGAQCVTVRADTSVEADVDRLFATAADTLGPVTGLVNNAGVTGSQGRLADTDTAVLRRVVEVNLLGALLCARRAAQVMSARGSGVIVNVSSAAATLGSPGEYVHYAATKAAVDTLTVGLAKELGPEGIRVNGVAPGVIDTEIHATTGDPGRADRVGATTPLGRAGQAEEIAAAISWLMSPEASYTTGGVLRVAGGR; this is encoded by the coding sequence ATGGCGCGTCCGGTCACGGTGGTCACGGGCGGCAGTCGGGGGATCGGCGCCGCGACATGCGTGCGGCTCGCGGTGGACGGGCACGACGTGGTGCTCGGGTACGTGCGGGACGGCGAGGCCGCGGAGCGGACCGCGAGCGCCGTACGGGCGGCCGGCGCACAGTGCGTCACGGTGCGCGCGGACACGTCCGTCGAGGCAGACGTGGACCGGCTCTTCGCCACGGCCGCCGACACGCTCGGGCCGGTGACGGGCCTGGTGAACAACGCCGGCGTGACCGGCTCGCAGGGCCGGCTCGCGGACACGGACACCGCCGTTCTGCGCCGGGTCGTCGAGGTCAACCTCCTGGGCGCGCTGCTGTGCGCACGCCGCGCCGCCCAGGTGATGTCGGCCCGGGGGAGCGGTGTCATCGTCAACGTGTCGTCGGCGGCGGCGACGCTGGGCAGCCCCGGCGAGTACGTGCACTACGCGGCGACCAAGGCCGCGGTGGACACCCTGACGGTCGGGTTGGCCAAGGAACTCGGTCCTGAGGGCATCCGGGTCAACGGGGTCGCTCCCGGGGTGATCGACACCGAGATCCACGCGACGACGGGCGATCCGGGGCGCGCCGATCGGGTGGGGGCCACGACCCCGCTGGGTCGTGCCGGCCAGGCGGAGGAGATCGCCGCGGCGATCTCCTGGTTGATGTCCCCGGAAGCCTCGTACACAACGGGTGGCGTCCTGAGGGTCGCCGGTGGACGCTGA
- a CDS encoding cation-translocating P-type ATPase: MAVPGRGLLRSVVSCAAGALQNEARARVRVFGPRVHVAVRGLRAGDLPESAAKRLAKDVERRLRSLRGVEWAVVNGVLGHAVVGLVDPADAEAITEALVEAVEAVEEAHGVEYPLPEHPASGGTVRRAGWAAAMHLAAAPAAAAAGLTHFTPIPSGLAALLPIVDTHPRLRRLVDQAIGRENAGALLAGLTAVSQAGSGGVVGVAVDALRHTLRMMEADAEAATWAEAEPRLTGSAETGAYHAAAEAPPRKTPLKPGPVERYADQALAVAAASFAGSLLLTRRPRRATGAALAAIPKAPLLAREGFACALGRGLARRGVVVADPDALRRLDRIGTLLLDTDTLATGSHLLADLVALDDEVPPGELAATAHRLFDGSAPNRLRRDGEWVLGPVDDLSLRGRTGEQARERLHREGAPLVLGLARRRHLLAVVSVLPEMHDMASAFVPAAQAARLKVVAAGAHTGDASVRDADAVSGEGDLLDAVRALQRGGDGVLLVSDDRRALRAADVGVGIADSEGTPPWGADLYLHADPASAVMIVEACRSARDTAHWGARIAQAAAVVGGTAVLAGEARRPAARGVTAFNAAAGLGIGVGVWAAVRLLRRPPPVTASRQPWHAMDPSTVLARAGGSDGGLTTEEARTRVTTTGERVPTVSLGRAYLAEMTNPLTPVLGAGAAMSASVGAALDAVVIVAVTALSGLFGGFQRHRTERAVARLRRESAVMAKVLRDGEETTVPAEELVVGDVVNLNAGDVVPADGRLLEAHHLEVDESALTGESLPVAKDIAPVLASGLADRTSMVYEGTTVAAGRARTVVVATGTATEAGRAAAGGRGAAPAAGVERRLTRITRTTLPVALGSAAAVVAAGMLRGRPTRDTVGAGVGLAVASVPEGLPFLVSAAQLASARRLSARGALLRHPRTIEAAGRTDVLCFDKTGTLTQGRISLVAVAADGESLPLESLGDEQRAVLAAALRATPRPHGGRRLEHATDGAVTEGAEEAGVDRTTGAPGWRRTASLPFEPSRGFHATRGRRGKRRILSVKGAPEEVVDRCATRGGRPMDRKARKAVLAAGEKLAAQGKRILAVAELRDAPGGELTDETVTGLDFLGFVAFADRVRGTAAEAVRRLADAGVQIVMITGDHPGTAESMARELGVLNGRRVVTGAELDDLDERALDALLPEVAVVARGTPVHKVRVVQAFQRLGRTVAMTGDGANDAPAIRLADIGIAFGTRATPAARAAADLVVTDDRLETVVAALVEGRAMWASVRQALAILVGGNLGEIAFTLLGAAATGTSPLTARQLLLVNLFTDLAPAMAVALRPPHPEAAERMLHEGPEVSLGTALTEEVVCRAVATTLGATAGWLAARFTGRATRARTVALVALVGAQLGQTLLAGGRSRAIVISSVGSLAALAAVVQTPVLSQFFGCTPLGPVAWAIALSAAAGATVSAPFLPPLIGRVRGAVPRLLPTGRTMMRDAQPADSPA; this comes from the coding sequence GTGGCAGTACCGGGGCGCGGTCTGCTGCGGTCCGTGGTGTCGTGCGCGGCCGGTGCGCTGCAGAACGAGGCTCGGGCACGCGTACGTGTCTTCGGACCGCGTGTGCACGTCGCGGTACGGGGTCTGCGCGCCGGTGACCTGCCCGAGTCCGCCGCGAAGAGGCTGGCCAAGGACGTCGAGCGGCGGCTGCGGTCCCTGCGCGGCGTCGAGTGGGCCGTGGTGAACGGCGTACTCGGACACGCCGTCGTCGGCCTGGTGGACCCGGCCGACGCCGAGGCGATCACGGAGGCGCTGGTCGAGGCGGTCGAGGCGGTGGAGGAGGCGCACGGCGTCGAGTACCCGCTGCCCGAACATCCCGCGTCCGGCGGGACGGTCCGCAGGGCCGGGTGGGCCGCGGCCATGCACCTCGCGGCCGCCCCCGCGGCCGCGGCTGCCGGCCTGACGCACTTCACCCCCATCCCCTCAGGGCTCGCGGCGCTCCTCCCGATCGTCGACACCCACCCCCGGCTGAGACGCCTCGTGGACCAGGCGATCGGCCGAGAGAACGCCGGGGCGCTGCTGGCCGGGCTCACGGCGGTGAGCCAGGCGGGTTCCGGCGGAGTCGTGGGAGTCGCCGTGGATGCCCTCCGGCACACCCTGCGCATGATGGAAGCCGACGCGGAGGCCGCCACCTGGGCCGAGGCCGAGCCGCGTCTGACGGGCAGCGCCGAAACCGGGGCCTACCACGCGGCGGCCGAGGCGCCGCCCCGAAAGACGCCGCTGAAGCCCGGACCGGTCGAGCGCTACGCCGACCAGGCACTTGCCGTGGCCGCGGCGTCCTTCGCCGGATCACTCCTGCTCACCCGGCGCCCCCGAAGGGCAACCGGAGCGGCGCTGGCGGCGATCCCCAAGGCGCCGCTCCTGGCACGCGAAGGCTTCGCCTGCGCCTTGGGCCGCGGCCTCGCCCGCCGGGGAGTCGTCGTGGCCGACCCCGACGCGCTCAGGAGGCTGGACCGGATCGGCACCCTGCTCCTCGACACGGACACCCTCGCCACCGGGTCCCATCTGCTGGCCGACCTGGTCGCGCTGGACGACGAGGTACCCCCGGGTGAACTCGCCGCGACGGCCCACCGGCTCTTCGACGGCTCCGCCCCGAACCGCCTGCGCCGGGACGGCGAGTGGGTACTGGGGCCGGTCGACGACCTGTCACTGCGAGGACGCACCGGGGAACAGGCCAGGGAACGGCTGCACCGTGAGGGCGCGCCGCTCGTGCTGGGCCTGGCGCGCCGACGGCACCTGCTCGCCGTGGTCAGCGTGCTGCCCGAGATGCACGACATGGCGAGCGCCTTCGTCCCGGCCGCCCAGGCGGCCCGGCTCAAGGTCGTGGCCGCAGGCGCGCACACCGGCGACGCGTCCGTGCGGGACGCCGACGCGGTCAGCGGTGAAGGCGACCTGCTCGACGCCGTACGGGCCCTGCAGCGCGGCGGCGACGGCGTGCTGCTGGTCTCCGACGACCGCCGCGCCCTCAGGGCCGCCGATGTCGGGGTGGGCATCGCGGACTCCGAGGGGACTCCGCCCTGGGGCGCGGATCTGTACCTGCACGCCGATCCTGCGTCGGCCGTCATGATCGTGGAGGCCTGCCGCAGCGCACGGGATACCGCGCACTGGGGAGCCCGGATCGCCCAGGCCGCGGCCGTCGTCGGCGGGACCGCGGTGCTGGCCGGCGAGGCACGGCGGCCTGCGGCCCGCGGTGTGACGGCGTTCAACGCGGCGGCAGGGCTGGGAATCGGTGTCGGTGTCTGGGCGGCGGTACGGCTGCTGCGGCGCCCCCCGCCGGTGACCGCGTCCCGCCAGCCCTGGCATGCGATGGACCCGTCCACCGTGCTCGCCAGAGCAGGGGGCAGCGACGGCGGCCTGACGACCGAGGAGGCACGGACCCGGGTGACGACCACCGGCGAACGGGTGCCGACGGTCTCGCTCGGCCGGGCCTATCTGGCCGAAATGACCAACCCCCTCACGCCCGTCCTGGGCGCCGGAGCAGCCATGTCCGCGTCGGTCGGCGCCGCCCTCGACGCCGTCGTCATCGTGGCGGTCACCGCGTTGTCCGGGCTCTTCGGAGGCTTCCAGCGGCACAGGACCGAACGGGCGGTGGCCCGGCTGCGGCGCGAGTCGGCCGTCATGGCCAAAGTGCTGCGGGACGGCGAGGAGACCACCGTGCCCGCCGAGGAACTGGTCGTGGGCGATGTGGTGAACCTGAACGCCGGTGATGTGGTGCCCGCCGACGGCCGGCTGCTGGAGGCGCATCATCTGGAGGTCGACGAGTCGGCGCTGACCGGTGAGTCGCTGCCGGTGGCCAAGGACATCGCGCCCGTTCTGGCCTCCGGCCTCGCGGACCGTACGTCCATGGTCTACGAGGGCACCACCGTCGCGGCCGGCCGCGCCCGTACGGTGGTCGTCGCGACCGGCACGGCCACCGAGGCGGGCCGGGCCGCGGCAGGCGGACGCGGCGCCGCACCCGCCGCCGGAGTGGAGCGCCGACTGACCCGGATCACCCGCACCACCCTGCCGGTGGCCCTCGGATCGGCCGCAGCCGTCGTCGCGGCGGGCATGCTGCGCGGACGCCCCACCCGGGACACCGTCGGCGCGGGTGTGGGACTGGCCGTGGCGAGCGTTCCCGAAGGGCTGCCGTTCCTGGTCTCGGCGGCCCAACTCGCCTCGGCCAGAAGGCTGTCCGCACGCGGGGCCCTGCTCAGGCACCCCCGCACCATCGAGGCGGCCGGCCGCACGGACGTCCTGTGCTTCGACAAGACCGGAACCCTCACCCAGGGGCGGATCTCCCTCGTCGCCGTGGCGGCCGACGGCGAAAGTCTTCCCCTCGAATCGCTCGGCGACGAACAGCGCGCCGTACTCGCCGCGGCACTGCGGGCGACACCACGCCCGCACGGCGGCAGGAGGCTGGAACACGCCACCGACGGCGCGGTCACCGAGGGCGCGGAGGAGGCGGGAGTGGACCGGACGACGGGCGCGCCGGGCTGGCGGCGCACCGCGAGCCTGCCGTTCGAACCGAGCCGTGGCTTCCACGCGACCCGGGGCCGTCGTGGCAAGCGCCGGATCCTGTCGGTGAAGGGGGCGCCGGAGGAGGTCGTCGACCGCTGCGCCACCCGCGGCGGCCGGCCCATGGACCGGAAGGCACGCAAGGCCGTCCTCGCGGCGGGCGAGAAGCTGGCGGCCCAGGGCAAACGGATCCTCGCCGTCGCCGAACTCCGGGACGCCCCCGGCGGCGAGCTCACCGACGAGACGGTCACCGGCCTGGACTTCCTGGGCTTCGTCGCGTTCGCCGACCGGGTACGCGGCACCGCCGCCGAGGCGGTGCGCCGGCTGGCGGACGCCGGAGTGCAGATCGTGATGATCACCGGCGATCATCCCGGGACCGCCGAGTCGATGGCCCGTGAACTGGGTGTCCTGAACGGCAGACGGGTGGTGACGGGTGCCGAACTCGACGACCTGGACGAGCGTGCCCTCGACGCCCTGCTGCCCGAGGTGGCTGTCGTCGCCCGTGGCACCCCCGTGCACAAGGTCCGCGTGGTACAGGCGTTCCAGCGCCTCGGGCGCACGGTCGCGATGACCGGCGACGGGGCCAACGACGCGCCGGCCATCCGGCTCGCCGACATCGGGATCGCGTTCGGCACTCGGGCCACGCCCGCCGCGCGTGCCGCGGCCGACCTCGTCGTCACGGACGACAGGCTGGAGACGGTGGTCGCCGCGCTCGTCGAGGGACGCGCCATGTGGGCCTCGGTACGGCAGGCCCTGGCGATCCTCGTCGGCGGGAATCTCGGCGAGATCGCCTTCACCCTCCTCGGGGCGGCCGCCACCGGCACCTCACCCCTGACCGCCCGCCAGCTCCTGCTGGTCAACCTCTTCACGGACCTCGCCCCGGCCATGGCCGTCGCCCTGCGCCCGCCCCACCCCGAGGCCGCCGAGCGCATGCTCCATGAGGGCCCCGAGGTCTCCCTCGGCACGGCCCTGACGGAGGAGGTGGTCTGCCGTGCCGTGGCCACCACCCTCGGCGCCACGGCGGGCTGGCTCGCGGCCCGCTTCACCGGCCGCGCCACCCGTGCCCGCACGGTCGCCCTGGTCGCCCTGGTGGGCGCGCAACTCGGCCAGACCCTGCTGGCCGGGGGCCGGAGCAGGGCGATCGTCATCTCCTCCGTCGGCTCCCTGGCCGCACTCGCGGCGGTGGTCCAGACCCCGGTCCTAAGCCAGTTCTTCGGCTGCACGCCGCTCGGTCCCGTGGCCTGGGCGATCGCCCTGTCGGCGGCGGCCGGGGCGACGGTGAGCGCGCCGTTCCTTCCGCCGTTGATCGGGCGGGTCCGGGGGGCGGTGCCGCGGCTGCTGCCGACCGGCCGGACCATGATGCGGGACGCTCAGCCTGCGGACTCTCCCGCGTGA
- a CDS encoding LLM class flavin-dependent oxidoreductase gives MDIGVLLPTGTAQWGPADDPRELVAFGRQAERSGFSSLFVNDSLISPRIEALTMLAALAPATETVTLGTAALMPFLRRPIQTAQSLASIDLLSGGRLTVTVGAGFPGRFGRPLYTLSEVPWERRFARLDETVALWRALWDGADSFHGEILRFADIPPTTRPSRAGGPPIWLGGATPAALARTGRMYDGWLPYPPDPADYASGLRDVRKAAADAGRTAEDITPALFVSVRIDEDIESGRRALDAYARATYGVPLEELERIQAVVTGSADQVLKRLGRYVAAGVRHIVVRLGALDLRSQRDQLERAADLIPVLQTAADHASTSEGS, from the coding sequence ATGGACATCGGTGTACTGCTTCCGACCGGAACTGCCCAATGGGGCCCGGCCGACGACCCTCGCGAGCTGGTCGCCTTCGGCCGCCAGGCCGAACGCTCGGGGTTCTCCTCGCTTTTCGTCAACGATTCCCTGATCAGCCCGCGCATCGAGGCGCTCACGATGCTGGCCGCGCTCGCCCCGGCGACCGAGACCGTGACTCTGGGTACGGCTGCGCTGATGCCGTTCCTGCGACGGCCGATCCAGACCGCGCAGTCACTTGCGTCGATCGACCTGCTGTCCGGTGGCCGGCTCACCGTGACCGTCGGCGCAGGCTTCCCCGGCCGCTTCGGACGGCCCCTCTACACGCTGTCCGAGGTGCCGTGGGAAAGACGCTTCGCCCGCCTGGACGAGACGGTCGCGCTGTGGCGGGCCCTGTGGGACGGCGCCGACTCCTTCCACGGCGAGATCCTCCGGTTCGCTGACATCCCGCCCACGACCAGGCCGTCCCGAGCCGGCGGCCCGCCCATATGGCTCGGCGGTGCGACCCCCGCAGCGCTGGCCCGCACCGGTCGGATGTACGACGGATGGCTGCCTTACCCGCCCGACCCCGCCGACTACGCATCCGGCCTCCGCGATGTCCGCAAAGCGGCGGCCGACGCCGGACGTACGGCCGAGGACATTACCCCCGCACTGTTCGTCTCGGTACGGATCGACGAGGACATCGAGAGCGGCCGTAGGGCACTGGACGCTTACGCGCGGGCCACATACGGCGTGCCGCTCGAGGAGTTGGAGAGGATCCAGGCAGTCGTCACCGGCTCCGCCGACCAAGTGCTCAAGCGCCTGGGGCGGTACGTTGCCGCCGGCGTGCGGCACATCGTCGTACGCCTCGGCGCCCTGGACCTGCGCTCCCAGCGCGACCAGCTCGAACGGGCGGCAGACCTGATCCCCGTCCTCCAGACGGCAGCGGATCACGCTTCCACCTCGGAAGGCTCCTGA
- a CDS encoding nuclear transport factor 2 family protein has product MTQRVELATVMDRLAVDGLVTEYAVAVDDGDWEAYRRLFTVDGRADYRSAGGIEGDAGQVAGWLEETMRLFPMRQHLIVNRRVRFGLLEQDIGDTARIQADYVNPMRFAGPDGGPSEPDFVCGGRYAFAFLRTGEGWRLREVVVREKWRRTPRVRQQDT; this is encoded by the coding sequence ATGACCCAGCGCGTGGAGCTCGCGACCGTGATGGACCGGCTGGCCGTCGACGGACTCGTCACCGAGTACGCGGTGGCCGTGGACGACGGCGACTGGGAGGCGTACCGACGGCTGTTCACGGTGGACGGGCGCGCCGACTACCGCTCGGCCGGCGGCATCGAGGGCGATGCCGGGCAGGTGGCCGGGTGGCTGGAGGAGACCATGCGGCTGTTTCCGATGCGCCAGCACCTGATCGTCAACCGGCGCGTCCGGTTCGGTCTCCTGGAGCAGGACATCGGTGACACGGCCCGGATCCAGGCCGACTACGTCAATCCGATGCGGTTCGCGGGGCCGGACGGCGGGCCGTCCGAGCCGGACTTCGTCTGCGGCGGACGGTACGCCTTCGCGTTCCTGCGCACGGGCGAGGGCTGGCGGCTGCGCGAGGTGGTCGTACGGGAGAAGTGGCGCCGGACACCGCGAGTGCGGCAGCAGGACACCTAG
- a CDS encoding SpoIIE family protein phosphatase, which yields MRVFFWRYRGPGRHPPTGRSRDRRASLLNPRSTAGQVFLLQIVIVVLLVVAAVAALLLQAARDAVEEGRRESVVAAQSFANAPGVAQALRSRDPTAVLQPKAEAARKKAGVDFIVAMNTQGIRYTYPYPQEIGKKFVGTIGPALEGRTVIEQAGGPPLPAGKGTAVQAVVPVTDSRGTVVGLVSAGITVKNVARMWMPQLPIILGTGAVALALATAGTTLVYRRLRRQTRGLAPVELTRMYEHHDAVLHSVREGVLITDADGRLLLANDEAQRLLGLPADAQGRPVRELALPEQIKDVLISRETVTDEVHLAEDRLLAVNKRPTFPDADADADEGRGGSVVTLRDTTELAAVSGRAEVARKRLTLLYEAGVRIGTTLDVWRTAQELAEVAVPRFADLVTVDLLDAVLRGWEPTAEGWRRLRRAAISGKQQMMPVYPLGEVITFSPGTPQMRTLRQGRSVLEADLRQARGWQQQDPDRARKALERGLRSLVTVPLQARGVPLGVANFYRIVDSPAYEPEDRSFAEELAARAAVAIDNARRFTREHAMAVTLQRSLLPRGQPDQDALEVAWRYLPAEAGVGGDWFDVIPLPGARVALVMGDVVGHGVHAAATMGRLRTAVHNFATLDLPVDEVLGNLDDLVVRMDNEEGTEEAADDHEGEGVTGATCLYAIYDPIAGVCTMARAGHPDPVVVAPDGTVTCPEVPASAPLGLGGYPFETAELHLPEGSRLVLYTNGLVEDRARDLDIGLEGLRRALDGVGGHTPEETCQAVIDALKPAHPSDDIALLVARTRLVPPSCVAEWDVPPDPAVVPSVRAKCKEKLREWGLEEIGFTSELILSELVTNAIRYGSPPVNVRLLYGRCLICEVSDGSSTSPRLQRAATMDEGGRGLFLVAQFAQRWGTRYTSRGKVIWAEQTLHDGASAAVGSAPVDALLDQYDDSVL from the coding sequence ATGAGGGTATTTTTCTGGCGATATCGGGGCCCGGGGCGTCATCCACCCACCGGTCGCTCACGTGATCGTCGGGCTTCCCTGCTGAACCCGCGCAGTACGGCCGGGCAGGTGTTCCTCCTCCAGATCGTGATCGTGGTGCTCCTGGTTGTCGCCGCGGTGGCGGCCCTGCTGCTTCAGGCGGCGCGCGACGCAGTGGAGGAAGGGCGTCGCGAGTCGGTCGTCGCGGCCCAGTCCTTCGCGAATGCCCCTGGCGTGGCGCAGGCGCTGCGCAGCCGCGACCCGACCGCAGTGCTGCAACCGAAGGCCGAAGCGGCACGGAAGAAGGCGGGCGTGGATTTCATCGTCGCCATGAACACCCAGGGAATTCGTTATACGTATCCCTACCCGCAGGAGATCGGGAAGAAGTTCGTCGGCACCATCGGACCGGCGCTGGAGGGCCGTACCGTCATCGAGCAGGCCGGCGGTCCGCCGCTTCCCGCGGGCAAGGGAACGGCCGTGCAGGCGGTGGTCCCGGTGACCGACTCGCGCGGCACGGTCGTCGGCCTGGTGTCCGCCGGGATCACGGTCAAGAACGTGGCGCGCATGTGGATGCCACAGCTGCCGATCATCCTCGGTACCGGCGCGGTCGCGCTCGCGCTGGCCACGGCCGGGACGACGCTGGTGTACCGGCGGCTGCGGCGGCAGACGCGCGGTCTGGCCCCGGTGGAGCTGACGCGGATGTACGAGCACCACGACGCGGTCCTGCACTCGGTGCGGGAAGGGGTGCTGATCACGGACGCCGACGGACGACTGCTGCTGGCCAACGACGAGGCACAGCGACTGCTGGGCCTGCCGGCGGACGCGCAGGGGCGCCCTGTGCGGGAGCTGGCGCTGCCGGAGCAGATCAAGGATGTGCTCATATCGCGGGAGACGGTGACCGATGAGGTGCATCTCGCGGAGGACCGGTTGCTGGCGGTGAACAAGCGGCCCACGTTCCCGGACGCAGACGCGGACGCGGACGAGGGCCGGGGAGGCAGCGTGGTGACGTTGCGGGACACCACGGAGCTGGCGGCGGTGTCGGGGCGGGCCGAGGTGGCACGGAAGCGGCTGACGCTGCTGTACGAGGCCGGGGTGCGGATCGGGACGACGCTGGATGTGTGGCGTACGGCCCAGGAACTGGCCGAAGTGGCGGTGCCGCGGTTCGCCGACCTCGTCACGGTGGATCTGCTGGACGCGGTACTGCGCGGGTGGGAGCCGACAGCGGAGGGATGGCGGCGTCTGCGCCGTGCGGCGATCAGCGGCAAGCAGCAGATGATGCCGGTGTATCCGCTCGGCGAAGTGATCACGTTCTCGCCGGGAACCCCGCAGATGCGGACGCTGCGGCAGGGGCGCAGCGTGCTGGAGGCAGACCTGCGGCAGGCCCGCGGTTGGCAGCAGCAGGATCCGGATCGCGCCCGAAAAGCCCTGGAGCGCGGGTTGCGTTCGCTGGTGACCGTGCCGCTTCAGGCGCGGGGTGTGCCACTGGGCGTGGCGAACTTCTACCGGATCGTGGATTCCCCGGCGTACGAGCCGGAGGATCGGTCCTTCGCCGAGGAACTGGCCGCGCGGGCGGCGGTGGCGATCGACAACGCCCGGAGGTTCACGCGGGAGCACGCCATGGCGGTCACCCTGCAGCGCAGTCTGCTGCCGCGGGGGCAGCCGGATCAGGACGCGCTGGAGGTGGCCTGGCGGTATCTGCCTGCGGAGGCGGGCGTGGGCGGGGACTGGTTCGACGTCATCCCGCTGCCGGGCGCCCGAGTGGCGCTGGTGATGGGCGACGTCGTCGGTCACGGGGTGCACGCGGCGGCGACGATGGGGCGCCTGCGCACCGCGGTGCACAACTTCGCCACGCTGGACCTGCCCGTGGACGAGGTGCTCGGAAACCTGGACGACCTGGTCGTCCGCATGGACAACGAGGAGGGCACCGAGGAGGCCGCGGATGACCACGAAGGAGAGGGGGTGACGGGGGCGACCTGTCTGTACGCCATCTACGACCCGATCGCCGGAGTGTGCACGATGGCCCGTGCGGGACATCCCGACCCGGTGGTGGTGGCTCCCGACGGGACCGTCACCTGTCCCGAGGTGCCGGCCTCGGCCCCGCTCGGACTGGGCGGCTACCCCTTCGAGACCGCCGAGCTGCACCTGCCGGAGGGTTCACGGCTCGTGCTGTACACCAACGGCCTGGTGGAGGACCGCGCCCGTGACCTGGACATCGGCCTTGAGGGCCTGCGCCGGGCGTTGGACGGGGTCGGGGGACACACTCCTGAGGAGACGTGTCAGGCGGTGATCGACGCGTTGAAGCCGGCGCACCCCTCGGACGACATCGCGCTGCTGGTGGCGCGAACCCGGCTGGTCCCGCCCTCGTGCGTGGCCGAGTGGGACGTGCCGCCGGACCCGGCGGTGGTGCCCTCGGTACGGGCGAAGTGCAAGGAGAAGCTGCGGGAGTGGGGGCTGGAGGAGATCGGCTTCACCTCGGAACTGATCCTCAGCGAGCTGGTCACGAACGCCATCCGGTACGGATCGCCACCCGTCAACGTGCGGCTGCTGTACGGGCGCTGTCTGATCTGCGAGGTGTCGGACGGCAGCAGCACCTCGCCTCGGCTGCAGCGGGCGGCAACCATGGACGAAGGCGGGCGGGGGCTGTTCCTCGTGGCGCAGTTCGCCCAGCGATGGGGAACGCGGTACACCTCTCGCGGCAAGGTCATCTGGGCGGAACAGACTCTTCACGACGGCGCGTCCGCCGCCGTGGGCTCCGCACCGGTCGACGCTCTCCTCGATCAGTACGACGATTCCGTGCTGTGA
- a CDS encoding helix-turn-helix domain-containing protein — MDFPRALRERRARRHLSQLDLALRAGTTQRYVSFIESGRSVPGRNMVVRLAESLELPLRERNELLLAAGYAPAYPESSLDDPVLAPVRTAIDHILRGHLPYPALVVDRGGDMIAANTAFDLITEGAAAELVGPGTNVYRLALHPDGLAPRIRNLAEWARHILTRLGHLEELRAELTEYVPELEPSAAPLGFAVPLRLQSSYGELRLMTTVTTFATAVDVTLAELKLEALLPADPATAEALSAAAGLMASADTAATVRPPRTCSGP, encoded by the coding sequence GTGGACTTCCCTCGTGCGCTTCGCGAACGTCGTGCCCGCCGTCATCTCAGCCAGCTCGACCTGGCGCTGCGGGCGGGTACCACCCAGCGGTACGTCAGCTTCATCGAATCCGGCAGGTCCGTCCCCGGCCGGAACATGGTCGTACGCCTGGCCGAGTCACTGGAACTGCCGCTGCGGGAGCGCAACGAGCTGCTGCTGGCCGCCGGGTACGCGCCCGCCTACCCCGAGAGCTCACTCGACGACCCGGTGCTGGCCCCCGTGCGCACGGCGATCGATCACATCCTCCGGGGGCATCTGCCGTATCCGGCGCTTGTTGTGGACCGGGGCGGTGACATGATCGCCGCGAACACCGCGTTCGACCTGATCACCGAGGGTGCGGCCGCCGAGCTGGTGGGCCCGGGCACGAACGTCTACCGCCTTGCGCTGCATCCCGACGGCCTGGCTCCCCGCATCCGCAACCTCGCCGAATGGGCGCGCCACATCCTGACACGCCTCGGCCACCTGGAGGAGTTGCGCGCCGAGCTCACCGAGTACGTTCCCGAGCTGGAGCCCTCCGCCGCGCCACTCGGATTCGCGGTTCCGCTCCGCCTGCAGTCCTCGTACGGTGAGCTGCGTCTGATGACGACCGTGACGACCTTCGCCACCGCCGTTGACGTGACACTTGCCGAGCTGAAGCTGGAGGCGCTCCTACCGGCCGACCCGGCGACGGCCGAGGCTCTCTCGGCGGCCGCCGGGCTAATGGCCTCTGCTGATACTGCTGCTACGGTCAGGCCCCCGAGAACATGTAGCGGGCCTTGA
- a CDS encoding chloramphenicol phosphotransferase CPT family protein: protein MDADGGRGGLIVFLNGTSSAGKSSIAAELLRIVDEPWFHMPVDAFHAMRSGPELPSDELKAMLRRTWRGYHRAVAGMAAAGNNVVVDHVLSERWRLRDCLELFPAQDVVLVGVRCPREELERRERARGDRPLGLAARQIEVVHAHGVYDLELDTSRTDPAECARRIKEFLPGRPTPTAFQRLLTEAR from the coding sequence GTGGACGCTGACGGCGGGCGCGGCGGCCTGATCGTCTTTCTCAACGGCACGTCGAGTGCGGGCAAGTCGAGCATCGCCGCGGAGCTGCTGCGGATCGTCGACGAGCCCTGGTTCCATATGCCCGTCGACGCGTTCCACGCGATGAGGTCCGGGCCGGAACTGCCGTCGGACGAGCTGAAGGCGATGCTGCGCCGCACCTGGCGGGGCTACCACCGGGCCGTGGCCGGGATGGCCGCCGCGGGCAACAACGTCGTCGTCGACCATGTGCTCAGTGAGAGGTGGCGGCTGCGGGACTGTCTGGAGCTCTTCCCGGCTCAGGACGTGGTGCTGGTGGGGGTGCGCTGTCCGCGGGAGGAGCTGGAACGTCGTGAGCGCGCCCGCGGTGACCGCCCCTTGGGGCTGGCGGCACGACAGATCGAGGTGGTGCATGCCCACGGCGTGTACGACCTGGAACTGGACACGAGCCGCACGGATCCGGCCGAATGCGCCCGTCGCATCAAGGAGTTCCTGCCGGGGCGCCCGACTCCCACGGCCTTCCAACGCCTGCTGACCGAGGCCCGGTGA